A region from the Desulfobotulus pelophilus genome encodes:
- a CDS encoding adenylate/guanylate cyclase domain-containing protein, translating into MRKGPARNLLAYRCLLATSLATGLASLLFFTGLGNGIEWKSFDLRARIMAGPAPSTSGIILILVDQNSLDWARENSQLPWPWPREIWAHILDFCHSRGVRAVGMDILFTEPSFYGEYDDAALALAAQRFGPVAGAMFLGHTTGTTTSYPPDLPQPPLLQGKEPPARTRASMAHGNLAASWRIPGNVGLNPDADGVYRNMRAFTSFDGRAFPSLGLATWLAAHPEVSIVYGEKRIIIDQRTIPLNHNHETRLRFRGPSRTHTAIPAGAILRSAILEMQGHDADLPEADRLKDAYVLIGYSAPGLHDLAPVPLDGAYPGVEVHATFLDNFLSNDFLDDMKTLPFLSLVIILSAAASLLVLAVPATAMAATALTLSFALPVVISLALYAVGSILPLTPLMAGMLMAVTASIFINYTTEGQQKRFIKNAFSQYLSPAVIDELLLNPGKLRLGGEKKEISIFFSDLEGFTTLSEGMDPESLTSFLNHYLSAMTDIILESGGTVDKYEGDAIIAFWNAPLAIHDHAERAVRAALCCQDCLEAMATDLRQWTERPVRMRIGINTGPAVVGNLGSSKRFDYTMLGDSVNLAARLEGVNKVFGTRILIAESTAAHLSSHIRLREIARVQVVGKERSIRIFEPAWAELPSGDFATFGRGLDAFYTGNLTEAINFFGLIASTDPPARAYMEKIKQISADPATPWSGLWILDQK; encoded by the coding sequence ATGAGAAAAGGCCCGGCCCGCAACCTGCTTGCCTACCGCTGCCTGCTGGCAACATCGCTGGCCACAGGTCTTGCCAGCCTTTTATTTTTCACAGGTCTTGGCAATGGAATTGAATGGAAAAGCTTTGATCTGCGTGCCCGGATCATGGCGGGGCCAGCTCCCTCTACATCAGGCATCATTCTCATACTGGTGGACCAGAACAGCCTGGACTGGGCCAGGGAAAACAGCCAGCTTCCATGGCCATGGCCCAGAGAGATATGGGCTCACATCCTTGATTTCTGCCATTCCAGAGGAGTCAGAGCCGTAGGAATGGATATTCTTTTCACGGAGCCCTCCTTTTACGGAGAATACGATGACGCGGCCCTGGCCCTGGCAGCCCAGCGTTTCGGACCCGTGGCCGGTGCCATGTTTCTGGGGCATACCACGGGAACGACCACATCCTATCCCCCGGATCTACCCCAGCCGCCCTTACTGCAGGGAAAGGAACCCCCTGCCAGGACCAGAGCCAGTATGGCCCACGGTAATCTTGCTGCCAGCTGGCGCATACCCGGTAATGTGGGCCTCAACCCCGATGCCGATGGCGTTTACCGAAACATGCGGGCCTTCACCTCTTTTGATGGCAGGGCTTTTCCCAGCCTGGGTCTGGCCACATGGCTGGCAGCTCACCCGGAAGTCTCCATAGTCTACGGTGAAAAAAGAATTATAATTGACCAGAGGACCATTCCTCTGAACCACAACCATGAAACAAGACTCCGGTTCAGGGGCCCATCCCGAACACATACCGCCATACCGGCAGGGGCCATTCTCCGTTCCGCCATCCTTGAAATGCAAGGGCATGATGCGGATCTGCCTGAAGCTGATCGGCTCAAAGATGCTTATGTTCTGATAGGTTATTCGGCTCCTGGACTCCACGATCTGGCTCCTGTACCCCTAGACGGTGCCTATCCCGGAGTAGAGGTACATGCCACATTTCTGGACAACTTCCTGTCCAATGATTTTCTTGACGATATGAAAACACTTCCCTTTTTGAGCCTGGTGATCATCCTCTCCGCCGCTGCCTCCCTGTTGGTGCTGGCCGTGCCTGCCACAGCCATGGCTGCAACCGCCCTCACGCTATCATTTGCCCTACCCGTAGTGATCAGTCTGGCCCTTTACGCAGTTGGCAGCATTCTTCCCCTGACCCCCCTTATGGCTGGAATGCTCATGGCCGTAACAGCGTCCATTTTCATCAACTACACCACGGAAGGACAGCAAAAGCGCTTCATCAAAAATGCCTTTTCCCAATATCTAAGTCCTGCAGTGATTGACGAACTTCTGCTCAACCCGGGTAAACTCCGGCTCGGCGGAGAAAAAAAGGAAATATCTATTTTTTTCTCCGATCTGGAAGGCTTTACAACCCTGTCCGAAGGCATGGACCCGGAAAGCCTCACCTCATTTCTCAACCACTATCTCTCCGCCATGACAGACATTATTCTGGAAAGCGGAGGAACGGTGGACAAATACGAAGGAGACGCCATCATTGCCTTCTGGAATGCTCCTCTGGCCATTCATGACCACGCCGAAAGAGCCGTGCGAGCCGCCCTCTGCTGCCAGGACTGCCTTGAGGCAATGGCTACAGACCTCCGGCAATGGACAGAGCGCCCTGTTCGCATGCGTATCGGCATCAATACAGGGCCAGCTGTTGTGGGCAACCTGGGTTCCAGCAAACGATTTGACTACACCATGCTGGGAGATTCCGTCAATCTTGCTGCCCGCCTGGAAGGAGTGAATAAGGTTTTTGGCACCCGCATCCTCATCGCCGAAAGCACGGCTGCCCATCTTTCCTCCCATATCCGTCTTAGGGAAATAGCCAGAGTGCAGGTTGTGGGCAAAGAAAGGTCCATCCGGATTTTTGAACCGGCATGGGCCGAACTGCCTTCCGGTGATTTTGCCACATTCGGAAGAGGACTGGATGCGTTTTATACAGGAAACCTTACGGAAGCCATAAATTTTTTCGGGCTGATAGCCAGTACAGATCCTCCGGCCAGGGCATACATGGAAAAAATCAAACAGATCTCTGCCGATCCAGCGACCCCCTGGTCAGGCCTCTGGATTCT
- a CDS encoding M48 family metalloprotease: MKQILCLILCLTMAGCQTMGAVSEVGTTLGVASGTITESQAAAIKRSTAALAKSFEDITPEQEYYIGRSVGAVVLSSYNAWENKEATNYLNLLGQTLARFASKPEVYKGYSFLILDSDEINAFAAPGGFIFITRGMLRLCSNETELAAVLAHEIAHVSEKHGLKAIRKSRLTTALTTIAVEGAGAFAGGHLAELTEAFGGSISDITGTLMNRGYSRAFEREADQEAVAILRACGYDPSGLPNMLAAMGKRLKPGAPDFASTHPSPESRIQDLQQMGVYGKNITVHSVRQARFHKALHAV; encoded by the coding sequence ATGAAACAGATCCTTTGTCTGATTCTGTGCCTGACCATGGCAGGTTGCCAAACCATGGGGGCTGTATCTGAGGTTGGGACCACCCTTGGTGTAGCCTCCGGAACCATTACAGAGTCCCAGGCTGCTGCCATCAAACGCAGTACCGCCGCCCTTGCCAAAAGCTTTGAGGATATTACACCCGAGCAGGAATACTATATCGGCCGAAGTGTGGGAGCTGTGGTGCTTTCTTCCTATAACGCATGGGAAAACAAGGAGGCTACCAATTACCTCAATCTTCTGGGCCAGACTCTGGCCCGCTTCGCCTCCAAACCCGAGGTCTATAAAGGATACTCCTTTCTTATCCTGGACTCCGATGAAATCAACGCCTTTGCCGCTCCGGGAGGCTTTATCTTCATCACCCGGGGTATGCTCCGCCTCTGCAGCAATGAAACCGAACTTGCCGCCGTTCTGGCCCATGAAATTGCCCATGTTTCTGAAAAACACGGGCTCAAGGCCATCCGCAAATCCCGTCTTACCACGGCCCTTACCACCATTGCCGTGGAAGGAGCCGGCGCCTTTGCAGGAGGGCACCTGGCTGAGCTCACGGAAGCATTTGGAGGCTCCATCAGCGACATTACGGGCACACTGATGAACAGGGGCTATTCCAGAGCTTTTGAACGCGAGGCGGATCAGGAGGCCGTGGCCATACTCCGAGCCTGCGGATATGATCCTTCCGGACTTCCCAACATGCTTGCCGCCATGGGAAAAAGACTCAAACCCGGTGCACCGGATTTTGCCAGTACCCATCCGTCTCCGGAAAGCCGCATTCAGGATCTTCAGCAAATGGGCGTTTATGGGAAAAACATTACGGTACACTCAGTCCGTCAAGCCCGTTTTCACAAAGCACTGCATGCCGTATAA
- a CDS encoding SH3 domain-containing protein translates to MRISPLIILACLLLALSGVSAAGLQVQVRSTPLREMPSFLAGSIRDIPYGQTVEELSRQGDWRRVQVTGTRTIGWVHASALTERKIELAAGQALSGQVSADELALAGKGFSPEVEAAFRAENQELNYTWINRMETFRTDPKESLDFLSQGGIYPPGGAR, encoded by the coding sequence ATGAGAATCTCTCCCTTAATTATCCTCGCCTGCCTGCTGCTGGCCCTTAGCGGTGTATCGGCAGCAGGCCTACAGGTTCAGGTACGCAGCACTCCCCTGCGGGAAATGCCCTCCTTTCTCGCAGGATCCATCAGGGACATCCCGTACGGGCAGACCGTTGAAGAGCTGTCAAGGCAAGGTGACTGGCGCAGGGTACAGGTTACGGGTACACGGACAATAGGGTGGGTTCATGCCTCCGCCCTGACGGAACGAAAAATTGAACTTGCCGCAGGCCAGGCCCTGTCCGGCCAGGTCAGTGCAGATGAACTCGCCCTTGCAGGTAAAGGATTCAGCCCCGAAGTGGAAGCCGCTTTCCGGGCTGAAAATCAGGAGCTGAACTATACCTGGATCAACCGAATGGAAACCTTCCGGACAGATCCAAAAGAATCTCTGGATTTCCTTAGCCAAGGAGGCATTTATCCTCCCGGAGGTGCCCGATGA
- a CDS encoding pseudouridine synthase, whose amino-acid sequence MQTTAPEKDPPAQGGTRLQKFLADAGVCSRREAERRIHAGRVEVNGRVVREMGTRVDPGDSVRMDGRAVGGGERMTYIILNKPAGVVSSCKHPGEKVVTDLVKLPQRIFPVGRLDKDSTGLVLLTNDGPLHHCLSHPSFDHEKEYVVHTTPVLSDRALALMAKGIIIEGKKTRPARVFREKQNGFRIILKEGRNRQIRKMVAACDAKVLQLHRIRLAFLELQHLMPGEWRHLTSSEVKQLLSLQLPVRAS is encoded by the coding sequence ATGCAGACTACCGCTCCTGAAAAAGACCCTCCCGCTCAGGGAGGAACAAGACTTCAGAAATTTCTGGCAGACGCCGGGGTCTGCTCCCGGCGGGAGGCAGAGCGCCGGATTCATGCCGGACGGGTAGAGGTCAACGGAAGGGTTGTCCGGGAAATGGGTACCCGTGTAGACCCGGGGGATAGCGTCCGGATGGACGGCAGAGCCGTGGGAGGGGGGGAAAGAATGACGTATATCATCCTGAACAAACCTGCTGGCGTGGTAAGCTCCTGCAAACACCCCGGTGAAAAGGTGGTTACCGATCTCGTAAAACTGCCCCAGCGAATTTTCCCCGTGGGCCGCCTGGATAAGGATTCAACCGGACTTGTCCTGCTTACCAACGACGGTCCCCTGCACCATTGCCTTTCCCATCCTTCCTTTGACCATGAAAAAGAGTATGTGGTGCATACAACCCCCGTTCTCAGTGATCGTGCCCTTGCCCTCATGGCAAAAGGCATAATCATTGAGGGGAAAAAAACCAGGCCGGCCCGGGTTTTTCGGGAAAAGCAGAATGGATTCCGCATCATCCTGAAAGAAGGCCGTAACCGCCAGATCCGCAAAATGGTGGCAGCCTGTGACGCGAAAGTTCTGCAGCTGCACCGCATCCGTCTGGCCTTTCTGGAGCTGCAACACCTCATGCCGGGAGAGTGGCGCCATCTCACATCTTCGGAGGTGAAACAGCTTCTGTCCCTACAGCTCCCTGTCCGGGCATCATGA
- the argJ gene encoding bifunctional glutamate N-acetyltransferase/amino-acid acetyltransferase ArgJ, with protein sequence MTSMYCKGFRAGAVCAGIKHKDRPDLAMLACDHPAAAAAVFTRNQVTAAPVRISRDHIRSGRCQALIVNSGNANCATGRQGMENAKAMAEAAAFALGTDPELIQVASTGVIGQQLPMDRILPAVPKLASSLRNDGLEDLAHAIMTTDLVRKTASQTLILPSGEVTVCGVAKGSGMICPDMATMLSFIMTDADLNPAALSRLLTEAVNRSFNRITVDGDTSTNDTVLLMASGASGVRIRENDEKLFADALNQICMDLATQVVLDGEGATKLVRIEVTGAATSEDALKAAETVANSPLVKTALFGEDANWGRLAMAVGRSGAKLDPDRITLSFDNALLVKDGIWLGPEAEAKASSVMKQKKFTILIDLGVGEGQDFMLTCDFSYDYVRINADYRS encoded by the coding sequence ATGACATCCATGTATTGCAAGGGCTTTCGTGCCGGTGCCGTCTGCGCCGGGATCAAACACAAAGACAGGCCGGATCTGGCCATGCTGGCTTGTGATCATCCTGCGGCAGCAGCAGCGGTTTTCACCCGAAATCAGGTCACGGCGGCCCCCGTACGCATCAGCCGTGATCACATCCGATCCGGCCGATGCCAGGCCCTGATTGTCAATTCCGGCAATGCCAACTGTGCCACAGGCCGTCAGGGTATGGAAAATGCCAAAGCCATGGCAGAAGCCGCAGCCTTTGCTCTGGGAACAGATCCGGAGCTGATACAGGTGGCTTCCACGGGTGTCATCGGCCAGCAGCTCCCCATGGACCGGATTCTTCCCGCCGTACCCAAACTGGCTTCCTCCCTCCGAAACGACGGGCTTGAAGATCTGGCCCATGCCATCATGACAACAGACCTTGTCAGGAAAACAGCCTCCCAAACCCTGATACTGCCATCCGGCGAAGTTACGGTCTGCGGAGTAGCCAAAGGCTCTGGCATGATCTGTCCGGATATGGCAACCATGCTGAGTTTCATCATGACCGACGCAGACCTGAATCCGGCTGCTCTCTCCCGACTCCTCACAGAAGCTGTCAACCGAAGTTTCAACCGCATTACTGTGGATGGGGACACCAGCACCAATGATACTGTGCTGCTCATGGCCTCGGGCGCCTCCGGTGTCCGCATCAGGGAAAACGATGAAAAACTCTTTGCCGATGCTCTCAATCAGATTTGCATGGATCTTGCCACACAGGTAGTTCTGGATGGTGAGGGAGCCACCAAGCTGGTTCGGATAGAGGTTACCGGTGCGGCAACCAGCGAAGACGCCCTGAAAGCAGCTGAAACCGTTGCCAACTCACCCCTTGTGAAAACGGCCCTTTTCGGTGAGGATGCCAACTGGGGACGTCTGGCCATGGCTGTTGGCCGCTCCGGTGCAAAGCTCGACCCCGACCGTATCACCCTCTCCTTTGACAATGCCCTGCTGGTAAAAGACGGCATCTGGCTCGGACCCGAAGCGGAGGCAAAGGCATCCTCGGTGATGAAACAAAAAAAATTCACCATCCTCATTGATCTCGGAGTCGGAGAAGGTCAGGACTTCATGCTGACCTGTGATTTTTCCTATGACTATGTGCGTATCAATGCAGACTACCGCTCCTGA
- the truA gene encoding tRNA pseudouridine(38-40) synthase TruA has protein sequence MRGKERLVRRFRIVMEYDGCSFHGWQRQPVLLTVQGELEKALSLIAASHVDVHGSGRTDAGVHALAQVAHFDMDTRMNGVLLKKALNCLLPPGIVIHNCMEVGPAFHARFGARAKTYRYRILNRALRSALGRTHVWHVWQPLNRSAMDRAAALLTGTHDFKSFEGAGSPRSSTVRTLFHAAFDDEPANPGVFAFEVTANGFLRYMVRNLVGTLVQVGMGKIREESIPEILAGKSRHLAGITAPPQGLYLKAVHYDFSDDFREPAMGVRQPPGVDMGGKGRCRAWSCGRDQH, from the coding sequence ATGAGAGGAAAGGAAAGATTGGTGCGCCGGTTCAGGATTGTTATGGAGTATGACGGATGCAGTTTTCACGGATGGCAGCGACAGCCGGTCCTGCTAACCGTACAGGGAGAGCTGGAAAAGGCCCTTTCTCTCATTGCCGCCAGCCATGTGGATGTTCATGGCTCCGGCAGGACGGATGCAGGGGTGCATGCACTGGCTCAGGTTGCTCATTTTGACATGGACACCCGGATGAATGGGGTTCTTTTGAAAAAGGCGCTGAACTGCCTGCTGCCTCCTGGGATCGTAATTCATAATTGCATGGAAGTCGGGCCAGCCTTTCATGCCCGCTTCGGAGCAAGGGCTAAAACCTACCGTTACCGAATTCTGAACCGTGCCCTAAGGTCGGCTCTGGGGCGTACCCATGTGTGGCATGTGTGGCAGCCTCTGAACCGATCAGCCATGGACCGGGCAGCGGCCCTTCTTACGGGAACCCATGATTTTAAAAGTTTTGAAGGTGCGGGAAGCCCGCGAAGCAGCACGGTGCGGACTCTCTTTCATGCGGCCTTTGATGACGAACCGGCCAATCCAGGAGTTTTTGCCTTTGAGGTTACGGCCAATGGGTTTCTGCGTTACATGGTGAGAAATCTGGTGGGCACGCTGGTTCAGGTGGGTATGGGTAAAATCAGGGAGGAGAGTATACCGGAGATTCTTGCAGGGAAAAGCCGTCACCTTGCCGGTATTACGGCACCTCCTCAGGGGCTTTATCTGAAAGCCGTCCACTATGATTTTTCTGATGATTTCAGGGAGCCGGCCATGGGGGTGCGTCAGCCACCGGGTGTTGATATGGGAGGTAAAGGGAGATGCAGAGCGTGGAGCTGCGGCAGAGACCAACACTGA
- a CDS encoding DUF362 domain-containing protein, whose translation MSYEPVVDQDKCVGCEECVDVCPVDVFEMKDGKSEVVNADECLGCESCIEVCEPGAIIVNGL comes from the coding sequence ATGTCTTATGAACCCGTTGTAGATCAGGACAAGTGTGTTGGATGTGAAGAGTGCGTGGATGTTTGTCCTGTGGACGTATTCGAAATGAAAGATGGTAAATCAGAGGTTGTCAATGCGGATGAGTGCCTTGGCTGCGAGTCCTGCATTGAGGTGTGTGAGCCCGGCGCCATTATAGTGAACGGCCTGTAG
- a CDS encoding DUF554 domain-containing protein, with the protein MLGTLVNVAAICAGGLLGLLFGKGIAERYKQTVMQALALAVMLIGLKTALACDAILIMIGSLVLGTLAGEWLRIEERLAGLGTMLEKRFAGRGSEGSLAQAFVTTSLIFCVGSMAIVGSLESGLTGNHQTLFAKSALDGVASVIFAASMGAGVLLSALAVLVYQGGITLAAVAIKPLLVPEVIDHMSGTGGLLIFAIGLNLMGITRIRLGNMLPAIFVPILFYALSLLAG; encoded by the coding sequence ATGTTGGGAACCCTTGTTAACGTTGCGGCGATCTGTGCAGGAGGCCTTCTGGGGCTTTTGTTCGGCAAAGGCATTGCTGAACGATATAAGCAGACTGTTATGCAGGCACTGGCTCTGGCCGTGATGCTCATCGGGCTGAAGACGGCCCTTGCCTGCGATGCCATTCTGATCATGATAGGAAGCCTTGTGCTGGGTACCCTTGCAGGAGAGTGGCTGAGGATAGAAGAGAGGCTGGCCGGACTGGGAACGATGCTGGAAAAGAGATTTGCGGGCAGAGGCAGTGAGGGTAGTCTGGCCCAGGCTTTTGTAACCACAAGCCTTATCTTCTGCGTGGGCTCCATGGCCATCGTCGGTTCTCTGGAAAGTGGCCTGACGGGCAATCACCAGACGCTTTTTGCCAAATCCGCGCTGGATGGTGTGGCGTCTGTTATTTTTGCAGCCTCCATGGGCGCAGGCGTGCTGTTGTCGGCTCTGGCAGTACTGGTGTATCAGGGGGGGATTACGCTGGCTGCGGTGGCCATTAAGCCCCTTCTTGTTCCGGAGGTGATTGATCATATGTCCGGTACCGGCGGACTTCTTATTTTCGCCATCGGCCTGAACCTGATGGGGATTACCCGCATCCGGCTGGGTAATATGCTGCCGGCTATTTTTGTACCAATTCTTTTTTATGCCCTATCTCTTCTTGCCGGATAA